Within Antennarius striatus isolate MH-2024 chromosome 22, ASM4005453v1, whole genome shotgun sequence, the genomic segment ACAATTAGCAGAGGGAAGAGCTGAACAGAGGGATGCACACACatacgcgcgcacacacacacacacacacacacacacacacacacacacacacatgcacacacagagttCTATTTCTGCCTTGAACCTTCAGGTAATATCTTACTCAATTAGCTCCTTTCAGCTACAATTACCAGACTTTCATGGTTGACAAAGGGTGGCTGGAAACTACTAATGAGGATATTCCAAAGATGTGCCTAATTAGACTGTCTtcaatattgttgttgttgttgttgtttttttgtctttttaacacCAGGGTTTGAAtggaaaataattcaaaacaaaacttATATGCAGTTTCCATTTGATTTATGTCAAACAGGGGCAGAGAGGCAGAAGAGGCAAATCAAAATGTAAGGAGGGAACGCCTGGAACGCCAGGACTTAGAGGAGAAAATGTGAGGTTCCATGAACACACTCCACTATACACACTTTTTCTAAACACACTCTCTGAACACACTCCTCCAAACCTCTTTAGACATAGAtgcctttttcctttttaaaattaagCTTTCAGCACCATTTCCACTCTGATTTGTGTACTCCAGTATTGCAGGTGTCTGAACATCCCATAAATACCACTGTTTTTTTACTATTGCAAAACGATGATTAGCAAACattgtaaaactttaaaaaaagtcaaagaactTGAAACACATCAAACCAAACTGTTGAGTCAAGCTGTTCACAGATTTGatagaataaaattaattttatgtgatttttgtgattgtttttaggGTGCATTGGGTATTgaaggagaaaagggggagaaaGGGGAACCTGGACTCTCTGTAAGAGTTTCTTTTGCTTTAACAAGTGTATtttaacacacattcacacatttaaaacacacatgtatgtagAGTGACCTACAATAATAAGTGGCTTTGATTCCCTTCATTTCTCTGTGTCAAGGCTGAAGAAGTGAAGCAGCTAGTCACCCAGGAGGTGACAGAAACGTGtggtaagaacgtgtgtgtgtgcgagctcCTGTGGCAGCAGCATGGCAGCATGTTGTGCTGGGCCATCTGTTATGTTCtcacagaggaacacacaccaTGGTGCCATCAACAGCAgatccattcacacacaccagactaCCATTAAGCAGAAACCTTATGAAGATTACTGTGTTAAAAGGTTCCTATGGGACCATTTGTGCGTCTTTTTGTAACAAAGTATCTCACAGTTGTGGTTTGAATATAGTTGTCTAAAGTATTTTatatcatcagtttaatccatttaaatcacattttgtgatgtttcattaatttattgatatacagtatgagtTTGTAAGATCTTCAGTCGTCATTGCAGGGTTTCAGTACAAGTTCACCGTCATGTCTGTGGATCCGGATGAAAAAACTTCATTGACAGAGAGGAAAAATGAGCCAGATGAACTTCTGGTGTCCCGCAACCTTGATCGCCATGAAGGAGGGATGGGGGGCGAAGGTGAAGAATTGGAACAATATGAATATGTAGTTGGAGAAATGACAACTGCTGCTCCTGTGATGCTCAAGGGGGAAGAAATCCTGATGAACCAGACTGGTAATGATAATTATTGGAATATCAGACATCAGTACAGCTGGATTGTCGCCCACGGGCCAAACTCACAGATGCTTCAGATATCAGAAGTTTCAAAAGTTTTCTTTAAGCCACACAACAAATTCAAACCAGTCgaccgtgtgtgtgtcatgACTAAATCAACTAAATGTTAATTGCAGCAATATTAGAAAAAGTGTTaacttcaaattttattttagtttcccTTGCACAAAAGGACAGCTGGATGACCCATCTCATGAACTCATCACTCGACCCTCGTATATCAACAAAATCTTTGCAAAAACATTGGTTAATTGAagaaatgttgtgtgtgaaatgtATGAACTGTCCACCGTGAATGTAAGTTATTCTATtcagtaataataaaacactCCACATCGATTTCTCTGAATCTCCTTTAGTGTTCATGCTACTGAGGAtgtagtagaaaaaaaaaaagcactgttTCCTGATGCTCATTAGCACATGTAACCCCCAGGAAACAATAGCTTCTGCAccccaatttattttaattttacctcGAGGTAATCCATCAGAATGCTCATCAAAGCATCGGCATGTCATTGCCCACTGCCAATGTCACCGTGTTTATTCATAAAGTACAATGATttgatgtgaaacatttttttaaaaaaaggacataAAAATGACCACTATTAGCAGCCACTGTGGTGCATTTATCTATCTTGGCtaatttaattaacattaaatacttcaagatctgtttgtttgttcaaattctcattcattcaagtTGCTGTAATCCAGAATCAGAACAACTTCTATTCatttctgactttgtctccatatgaaatgtgttgtgttttttcgtGTTCTCTAATAACAGAATCCTGGACTCTGTAAAATTCTTCGTCAATATTTTCCCTCAGGTTCTCTTGTTCGAGGGACTGCAGAGTGggaacagaggaagaaaagaggagtAATTGGAACAAACGCTGCACGTGAGAGACCAAGAACACCGACATTCTTATATTTCTGGCTCCACTCTTTTATCTTTACTGTCTTTTCCTTTTAATAACATCTAAATCTGTGAGCAACATGCAGAAAAAATAAGAGTAAGACATTTTCATATTTGACTCTGTACTACATATCATTATCATAAAAATTATTAGATGTGAAGGGTTGTGAGATGCATAGCATCTAGCAACTCATTCAGAATAGTTCAGACTAGCGTAGCACAAGTTGGAATGAGGGAATAGAGAATCAGATTTAAATCTCTGTTTCACAATGCTAAACTGGATTCATTCACGCATAAAGGAATGAACACTCTCACCACTACTTCACCGTCTCTCTGATACGTGAGCTAGTCCTTTGGGAAATCATGATTTCTGCACAAATATGATGCTCAAAGAGAAAATAGGAGggtttatttactgtttattgtCATTTGGTTGTTCAGTTCTCACCCAGCTCTCCAACCTGAGCATTCCCGCTTCACAAACATGTCTCAATGGTGTCTTAATATTTAGTCATATAACTGTAAAAATTGGTGATTTTCTTACCCAAAAGCCACAGAAGAGGTTTCCATGGATCTTTGGAGAAGGATGGAACTCAATTTTGGCAAGAAtttattaaatttgaaatagttctttttttatttctttattttttcaacattGTTTAGAAACAAACTGAATGATTTCCAAGAAACTTTTTTGAGGGTACAGCTTCACTCAATCCAGCTCAGCAGAGTTTAATTTATACAGAGCTCCATTTCATTTGTggctgtgcttttttttgtgttttttgcacaGTATTGCCCTCATGTTATACTAAAGCTACACATATTATTGTTCTGTGAAGTTGTGGAGAATGTGGAGAATATGTTTTTAATCCATTTTCACGTGTtttccactcacacacagccTCAACAACAGACCGCTGCCAGGAGCCGATGTCCGAGGGCGCCTGCTCGGAATACGTTCTCGTCTGGTACTTCCACTCTCGCTCAGGGGAGTGCAGGCCATTTGTGTTCGGGGGCTGTGGAGGCAACAGAAATCGATTTTCCTCGAGACAAGAGTGCCAGAGTTGGTGTGAGACGGAGAGTGGTGGCAGGGTGTACCAGTCAGACCAgacatgaaatatattttaagacCAGCTAATCAGAAAATCAAGatattcttcttttaaaaagttCTGGTTGTGCACTAACAATGGGAGCCTACTGTAGATGATACTGTTTTGatctattatatattataaaatacaCAATTACATGAACAGAACTTTTGCAGATAAAATAGCAACCCCCATATAAAATCCTTCTGTACATATCtgtgtaaaatgttgaataatggatttatttatatagttcAATGGCTGCTTCTTGATTTCGCATCTACGGGTGTAAAACGTGAAtgtcaaaaacatgtttcttttgtattttttataaacatgtttcaccttttcatttctttttaaaattgtaacATTTATAGATTAAATTGAATAGCCTGAAATTGATTATTTCTAAGGTTTTAGCATGCAACGCTCGGACACTTTGTTTTTACCAGGATTGTGTCGTCATTCTTGAACTTAAATTAGTCCACGGAACTCCATAAACTTTAGACCAATAGGAATTGTGAAGGACAAAGACGCTTATAATGAAATCTGTCATGTTAAATAGCTGAAACCTTTCTAATTTAGGAAGCccaatttgtgttttaattgagaaatgttctttaaattgtttttcttaGCCCGTGGTGAAAGGTATTATAGTGTGCTTGGGTCAGGATCATTAAAATCTTTCATCTTTAatcaaaaaaaagggggaaagcATCTCACCATGCTGGAtattattgtacttttttaaagtaaaactcAGTACCAGACTAAAAAGAGGTTGGTCTGTACATCTTCACACCTACTGGGCCCTAATGGATAGCCATGCATGAGTTCCCAACACGTCCTATCTCCATTAAGTGACTAACAATAGCATAATCTAACATAGCACTGAAAGTGTGAACTCTACATCTAAGTTGGAGAGGAGCAAGTAATTCCATTTCAGAGATAAATTTCCAATGTGAAGCAGGAGTGGGAGGACATCTCATGGCTGGGTTTGTCACAGACTGTGATTACTCCAGCTGCGAGGGATTACAGTCACATTAATCTCACGATGAAGGTGCTCATTAGAGTTTGACCTGGCAGCCTCTGATCCTGTCTCTTCTTCCATGCTCCCTCTTCACTTGTTCGTAATGCAAGTGACTGCAGGAGGCTCCCGTGACGAGTGTTGGGTGTTCACTGGAAGTCTTTAATTAAAACACAGTGTTCACCAGGTGGTTACAGTACCAGGCAGGAGGTTTACATGGTGCCAGTCACTAATTGGAGTTCACAGCCTGAAATTGATAAATCTGAAGGGAAACGTTTCTTCTAACTTCTTGCTgcatcacattaaaaaatgcTTCTTGTCAGGAATATCATATTGAATGGGATCCTTCTTGCAGTAAATAGATCTCTACATTTTGAAattatgtgtgcatgtttgaaaatgtgttattttgataCTCCAACATGAAGACACATTACACTTCCCCTCATACTTTCTGGAAGAAGACTCAAATCTAATTATTGCGCTAATTTGCTTTTCAATGCAACTGCAGCCTGACTGGATTATGAACTAATGTTTTAGAAGATCTACGCACATTTTTATGAACTTTTTCTTTCAAACTTAACATTTTTACAAAGTCAGATAACAAAGCGGCCAAATCCAATTATCCTGGAGTATGACTGGATTATCTATGACTCATTAATCAGAGAGTAATTAGACATTAGTCAAACAACAGTCACCCTTAAAATAAAGTGGAACCAAGGTGGTCAGTTTTTCTCACAATTTATTTGATTCagttaattaatattattttatggtCAAACTGTGTGACAATTCTTGAAGATGAAGGATAGGAGCCCCATAAATACACTACCTGGTAAAAGTTGTTAAATTCTATTTAACGATATATCAATATATCGATCTGTAGTCTGATCTGTTCAGTAGAAATaatgaattttacattttagaaataGATGAAACTGTCCAGGGTGCTGAACGTGTCCTCTTTAATCCAAAATTGTTCTTGATTGGCAGAATGTAAGTTTTACATAAAGAGTTGAACAAAATCATCACGATATATCATCTAAAACACAAATAGAAGTCGTATTCCTTATGGAAAAcaagttttttcttcttgcaCGCATTTATGACGTCTCGCATCCACAGAAAAGAGACCACATGCATCGcgttttttttgataaatttacCACTTCATCAACGCGCCTCAGCCAATCGGACACCTCACAGCGAACCAAAATACCGACGGGATGACGTTGTTGCTGGCGTAGGGCTGCAGTCTGATGGCTCCTACTACATGAACGCATTAGGAATGGACAAGCGAGACACATTGCCGGTCAGACGGTGCGCACTGCTGACCTCCTGCACACATTATCAGATTTCTTCTCACAACTTGAGTAGGTTTATAGTTTCTGCTTggtggttttatttcttttgcagGGAAACGTATCGGTTCACCTAACTATTTTTATTGCGGGACACGAGCGGTAAGTTGCGCAAGATATATTACTTGTCGATTGTGCGCTTTTTGGCGCAAaatagaccttttttttttctttttttttctggagtaaCTTTCAGACTTTTTGAATACAAAAGCTGAACTGAGCTACCGaacttacaataaaatattgtgaGTCCTAATAACATATTTCCACAAGCtaagaagaaataaaagtcaaagaaaagcagatataaattaatattaattaattagtcGTCAATTCcgttttttattgtttgctttGAGATGAATGACTGGTAGCaaacaaaatatgaagaaaagtTAGATGTTGTTGAGATGTTAAAACTGACATGCATGAAGAAACCTTTCCTCCCTGTCCCTCTTGACGCGTCCTAGGGGACACAGCATGCTGTCGTCCGTGAAgactctgctgctgctctcggTTCTGTGCGCACCGAGCTCCAACCTGTGCCTCCGCCTCTCCGAGTCTCTCCTATGTGACGACCAGATGGCAGTAGGAGTCCGGAGCGACCAGGATGAGCCGGGTTACCTCCCTGAGGATGGCTGGAGGTCCCTCCTGCAGTCCGCCGAGtatctgtcctcctcctccacatccaCCTCTTCTGCCGAGTCCAGCAGAGAAAAAAGGACTTCAGGTCCCGCAAACTACCGCTTCATGAGCCGGACGAAGCTCAGAGGGCAGATGCTTCGCAACAGCAGCAAAGGGGACCGGAGGAGCAGGCTGACCCTGTCCCTGGACGTCCCGACCAACATCATGAACGTCCTGTTTGATGTGGCAAAGGCCAAAAACCTGCGCGCCAAGGCGGCGGAGAACGCGCGTCTGCTGGCGCAGATCGGACGGAGAAAGTGAACAGCAACAGAAATTTAACAGCCATCACCAGAGTTGGCCTCCCCGTTACTCAAAAGTAATGAAttatttgtcattcattttaaagtaatggtgttcttttgttttacagaaGGATTTGCAATTAATTGTTTGCTCCATTTTTGTCACTCACTTTGATTGTGATCTTTGAATTTGTGAAAACTTTGTTTTAAACTCAAAAATATTTGTAGCCTGTAACATTTCCCCTGCAGCAAATGAGGCATGTTTTGCGTTTGAGTGGACACTGTCTCATGTTAGCGTCCACAGCTTCAAATCTGAAAATTAGATTTGAAGCAACACGTATCTTATTTATGTTCTTTTGCCCTTTGCATTAAATTATGGTCTTAAGAAGTAGAAAGTCAGTCTACATATTTATGATTAAATTCAGTTCCATATAGCGTACTATTTGATGAAACTATGTTGTACATTTTGATTTACGTTCAAGGTTATCTGTTCAGACATTCACATAGGAGCCTATAATGAAAAGAGATCGCTTTTAGAAACACTGACACATCACTGACactgaaatactgtacaaaccATGTAGAAGTTCatgaaagtaaaatgtaaatgcatgGAAATGTGTTCATCAGATGTCTGTTATTTTTATACTCaaaataaaggattatttttCCCCAAATAAAGCAAATATAATTAACTATGTATGCCTTCTTTATATTcacaattttaaacatttacatcAATAAAATCTTTAATTTCTTACTCATTCATTACTTGACTGTTTATTAGAATCTAGACTCAACCGCATGTCCAGTATTGTTGGACAATTTAAGATTATCAAAGCTATAGCTAAAGCTATATATCAAAGCtatgttgtgtgttttgggaACCAATTACTAAGAAATCAATAGAAACCATTGCACACAAAAGTTCAAAAACTGGTGCACTATGGTGTAAATGGACTTTTTCAGAAAGACTGAAGAGTCACTTTGAACTTTGtgtattaatatacagtaatcataTTCTAGTTAGGATGAAGAATTTTTCTCTTCCACACTGAACACTTTAGAATATATTAGACATTAGATTTGGATGATGACGTGCCCAAGCCACAAAGACTCAAAACAATATCGACATCTTGTGGTTTATGTGTATACTGGCCACCTCAATTCATTTACTATAAATGCCTGTACCAACTGACACTGGGTGAGAAGTGTGTTTTTTTAGTTCCATGATTCTACCCCATTCCAATGGGCCGTATTTCCAAATTATTCTTATCCTGATCTTATTGTTTATTTGGTAATTCAGACAAAAGTGCGCATGGATTATAAAGTTTTTCTTTATATAACATTAGATAGTTTTGATCATCAAGCCACGTTAGTAAAAATTGAATTCTGTATAGTAAGTTcttttatgatgtttttttagttattatttTGAACATAGTACTTTTATATCTTTACATAAACTGTAAAAATGTGCTCCTTATTTCTTCTTAAACAGGCTATTTCCAGATAAGTTCAAAGTTTGTACGCTTTTGACATAATTCTTCCATGTAGAATTAATATTAAGATTTACTAATAGTGtcaaatttaattcatttgtgTATGTTAATAGAAAATGTTGTGAGTCCTAAAACGAGAGACGGATGAATAATTCATTATACAGTACTAAAGTGATTTgctatgattttttttggtttgatttcttGGTCAGCAGCGCCCTCTGTCGGTTGTGACGCAACATTGTTACGCACGACGTACGTCCAGTTGACGTGGACTTGCAGGAAGCTAGTTTTCATTTTGGCGACGTGGAAGTAGCTTCTCTCTAGGAAGAGACTGGGAGCATCTAGTCGCCTTCGTTTGTCAAGTTCATTCCggaaaaatgattaaaaagttTGATAAAAAGGATGAAGAGTCTGGTAAGATTGGAAAATTGTTACATTGATTAGAGTCAGCGTTTCAAAAATGCATATTATGTCTGCCGTGACATGATAGTTCAGAAGCTAATGGTGAACTAGCAGGTTACAATTAGCCGACGAGCTCACGTTAGCGATAGCTGTAATTATGAATTCGCCGGGCCTTCCTGGGTAACATATATTGTACAGTAGCTATTTAACATCGCGCTAAATCTAACTTGCACTTGAATTATCTCTTTAAAAGCATTTGGTGGCTGTAACAATAACGATTGCGAGGCTGTTCTCTTggtttagcattagcattccaAGCTAGGGTAATGTCAGCTGGATGTTGTCATAATCATTTTGCCAGTTAACAGATGTTCCGCCCTGAGTGTGAGCtcgttacattaatgatcaacATGTTTATTATTCACATTCTAATGTGCGCTCTCTGCATATTTCCTGCATCTCTTAGTTGGTCATTCATTCGTTTTCGATAGCTAAATGTAGCTTAATCTGGTGTCAGACCTGCATCATTTCAGCGTGTTAGCTTTGAATGCGATAAAGTTGCTCGTCAAGGTAAAATCTGACGACTGTTCTGACTTGTAGGAAGTGGCTCAAACCCATTCCAGCATCTTGAGAAGAGTGCCGTTTTACAGGAGGTAAAGTTAATGCTTGTTATCATTGAAGTCATTTTCCACTTTCTATGACATAAATTTTTATGAGCCTCAGAAACGTAATCGCAGCATTAAAATTAAGAAAGTTATTCGATTTTGTTCACAGGCTCGCATCTTCAATGAGACTCCTATCAACCCAAGACGATGCCTCCATATTCTCACCAAGATTATATACCTCCTCAACCAggtaaaatgtcaaaacaaaaacaaaaatagttccTGTCATGTTGTGTTCATGCCAGTGTGTCAATTCTCTGTTTGACTCTAATGTCTGTGCCTCATATAGGGAGAACATTTTGGGACCATTGAGGCTACAGAGGCCTTCTTTGCAATGACCAGGCTCTTTCAGTCCAATGATGTAAGATATTTGACAGTCCTCCATTAGTTTATCGACTACACACTCCTGCTTTAGCTCAGACTGCATGACTTGAGTGTACATTATGTTTCCCAAGTTCCATGCATCATAGTGCTGCAGCATATTAAAGGTGCTCAGCTTGAGtatacctttttttaaaaattgttactacttatttctcttattttacataatatctaaaaaatgttcttattctgacattttctgtGGTTCTTCTGCATTTGCAACAAAAAGCAATCCCCCCTTGGGGATTAGTAAACAATTCTGATTCTGACTATGAATCTGATTTCTCTTCCATTCAGCAAACTCTAAGGAGGATGTGCTACCTGACTATCAAAGAGATGGCCAACATCTCTGAGGATGTCATCATTGTCACCAGCAGGTTTGTAGCAAGAGGCTAAATGGCTTTGAGTTTCACttggataaaaatgttttgtttttaattttatttccgtTTGAGGGTTCAGAGGTGTTCCTTGTTTTTCACGCTGTCTTTTTAATGTAACCCTGGGTAATATTTTACAGCCTGACCAAGGACATGACAGGAAAGGATGATGTATACAGAGGACCTGCTATCAGAGCCCTCTGCAGGATTACAGATGTGagtgctgctgcttcttctttgcTCTTCCTCATCTCTTCCAGAATGTCacattacacaaaataaaacgacATCCTTCacgttttatttaatgttagtCCTTACAGTCAAGAAACAGAAtgataaattgttttatttgttatgtttTCCACAGACCACCATGCTACAGGCCATTGAGAGATACATGAAGCAGGCAATCGTTGACAAGGTGCCCAGTGTGTCCAGCTCAGCCCTGGTGTCTTCATTGGTAAATAAACTATAGTTTCATATGCTGCTCCTGGACTAGGAGTCCTCTCCTAGTGTTATTATTGCATGTTGCTGCCAGTGGGTGATAaaatctgttctgtttgttcgTGTTCAGCACATGGTGAAGATGAGCTACGATGTGGTGAAACGTTGGGTGAATGAAGCTCAGGAGGCTGCTTCCAGCGACAACATCATGGTCCAGGTGGGTAGTGCAGACGATCATGTATATTTTAGGAGCTGTTTTATATATAATGcttttgtgacattttgtgtgtgcatagAATCATAGGTTGTAAACATTAAACTGATCTGTTATTTCAGAGATGTTGTTCTTGTGTGTTCTGTCTTCCAGTACCACGCTCTGGGTCTGTTATACCACCTCAGGAAGAATGACCGTCTTGCTGTCACCAAGATGCTCAACAAGTTCACTAAGTCTGGTCTGAAATCTCCTTTCGCCTACTGCATGCTGATCAGGATTGCCAGCAAACTGCTGGATGAGACAGAGGGAGGGTGAGTAGAACCTGCAGAAGAGACACACAAGACAGCGTCTGTGGTGTTTGAGGTTGTTAACAGTTTCATATTCTGCTTTCAGTCAAGACAGCCCCTTGTTTAACTTCATCGAGAGCTGCCTGAGGAACAAGAACGAGATGGTGGTTTATGAGGCCGCTTCTGCCATTGTCCATATGCCCAACTGCACCGCCAGGGAGCTGGCCCCCGCCGTGTCTGGTCAGTGGTTAATTAACATCTGACTCATTCATAGTTTTTAATCTGTGTAGCTGACTGACAGGACAAAATGACAAGTAGATCTTTACTTCAATTCCTCATTGTGAGTGTATTTGTCTTCCCACAGTGCTGCAGCTCTTCTGCAGCTCTCCCAAAGCAGCCCTGAGATACGCTGCAGTCAGAACTCTCAACAAGGTACAACTTCCCTAGCTAGTCAAAAACAATTGTAACATTATGTATACGTATATTGAGGCTTCATTTCTCAGCTGCTTGGTTCACCAGGTAGAAATGAAATATTACTGACATTTCCTTTGTTTCCACCAGGTGGCCATGAAGCATCCATCTGCCGTCACCGCCTGCAACCTGGACCTGGAGAACCTGATCACCGACTC encodes:
- the ucn3l gene encoding urocortin 3, like, with amino-acid sequence MLSSVKTLLLLSVLCAPSSNLCLRLSESLLCDDQMAVGVRSDQDEPGYLPEDGWRSLLQSAEYLSSSSTSTSSAESSREKRTSGPANYRFMSRTKLRGQMLRNSSKGDRRSRLTLSLDVPTNIMNVLFDVAKAKNLRAKAAENARLLAQIGRRK